The Pseudomonadota bacterium genomic sequence CGTCTCCGTGAGGAAGATGTCCTGGACGACGAGGAAGTCGAGCTTCGCGAGCGCGGCGCGCACGTGCGTCAGATCCGGATCCGCCAGCATGGGGTTCTCGCCCATGATGTACATCGCCCGGAGGTTTCCCTTGGCCGCCTCCGTCGTCATGTCCATGATGGTCAGGCCGGGCTTGGTCGGCAGCGGCGTCTGCCACGCCGCCTCGAACTTCTTCCGGTTCGCCTCGTCGGCGACCGCCTGGTAGCCCGAGTAGACGGGGGGCAAGGCGCCCATGTCGCACGCGCCCTGCACGTTGTTCTGGCCGCGCAGCGGGTTCACGCCGGTCGACGGCCGGCCGACGTGCCCGGTGATCATGGCCAGGTTCGCGCAGCTCTTCACGTTGTCGGTGCCCGTCGAGTGCTGGGTGATCCCCATCGCGTAGACGATCGATCCCGCCTTGGCCTTCGCGAACATCCTCGCCGCCTCGACGATCTGGTTTCGCGGGATCCCGGTGATCTCCTCGACGCGCTCGGGCGGGTAGCCCCGGACGACGCTCGCCAGCGCGTCGAACCCCTCGGTCCGCTCGGCGATGAACGCCTTGTTCTCGAGCCCCTCGGCCAGGATGACGTGCATCATCCCGTTGAGGAGCGCGACGTCCGTTCCGGGCCGCTGCTTCAGGTGCAGATCCGCGAACCGCGTCAGCGGGACCCGGCGGATGTCGTTCACGATGAGCTTCGCGCCCTTCTCCTTCGCCCGCAGGATGTACCGGGAAATCAGGGGGTGCTGCTCGATCGTGTTCGACCCGGTGACGAAGATGCAGTCCGCGTCCTCCAGCTCGCGGATCGAGTTGGTCATCGCGCCAGAGCCGAACGTTGCGGCCAGACCGGCCACGGTGACGCTGTGTCACAACCGCGCGCAGTGGTCGACGCTGTTCGTGCCCAGGACGACCCGGGCGAGCTTCTGCATGAGGTAGTTCTCCTCGTTCGTGCACTTCGCGGAGGAGAGCACGCCCACGCCGTCGGGCGCGGCCGCTTTCAGCTTCTGCGCGACGAGCTCCAGCGCCTCCTTCCAAGTGGAGGCCTGGAGCTTGCCGTTGCGCCGGACGAGGGGGGTGGTCAGGCGGTCCTTGGACGTGACGAACTCGTTCACGTGCCAGCCCTTGATGCACAGCTTGCCCTGGCTGACCGGATGGGACGGCGCGGGGCGCACCCCGACGAGCTGGCCGTCCTGGACCTGCAGGTACATGCCGCAGCCGGTGCCGCAGTAAGGACAAATCGAGAAAACGCTCTCATTCCGCATGGGTCGTATCTCCTCGTGCGATGGCGGCGAACGGTGAAACGCCCTCCGCATTGACACCCGGCTCGTAGCCGAAAAGATCCCGGACCCCCGCCCGCATGGTCTTCTTGAGGAGGCGGAGCGGGATGTCCATGGGACAGGCGTCCTCGCACGCCCCGCAGTCGATGCAGCGGTCGGCGAGGTGCATCATGTGGATGAAATGGAAGAACGGGAAGTCGGGCGGCAGTGCGCCCCTCGGCACGAGGAGATCGCGCTCCATCTGGCACTCGGTGCAGAAGCACATCGGGCAGGCGTTCCTGCACCCGTAGCACTTCATGCACTTGCCGAGGTGGTGCTGCCAGAACGCCATGCGCTCCTCCGGCTCCATCCGCTGGAACCTCTCGACCGCAGGGTCCGCGAAGCTCTCCTCGAGCTTCTCTCCGAACAGCGGGTTGTTCGGATACGGCCGGCCGCAACGACACTCCTCGGCCTGCTCCCTGTCGCAGGCGACCCCGATGATCTCGATTCCGTCCAGGCTCAGCTGGGACAGCTTCGCCAGCTCGAGGAGCGCGCGCTCGTCGCACCCCTTCGCGACGATCCCGAGCTTCAACCCGGGGCGCCGCGCCTTCAGGAGGGCGATGACGTTCTTCTTGCTCGGCCTGCACGTGAACACGAGCCGCTGCTTGCCGCCCAGGACGAGGCTCCGCAGGTCGCCGGCGGAGTCGAAGAACCTGGGGACGGGGGTCCCGTCCTGGTCGCCGAGGCCGTAGACCGAGTCCAGTCGCTTGCCGGTCAGGCGCTCACTGCACAGAGACCGAAGTCCTTCGATCATGTGTCGCTCCTTTGAGGGGGCTCGGCCCCAACTGCTTGATCTCCTCGACGAAGTCCTTCACCACCTCGACGAACCTCGCGCCTTCGGAGGCGGAGACCCACTCCAGCCGCACGCGCCGATGGTCGATTCCGAGGGCGTCGAGCGCCTTCTTCAGCACGGGCACCCGCTTCTCGGTCTGCCAGTTGCCCGTGACGTAGTGGCAGTCGCCGATGTGGCAGCCGCAGACCAGCACCGCGTCGGCCCCCTTCCGCAGCGCGGACATCACCATGAGCGGGCTGACCCTCCCGGAGCAGTTCACCCGGATGCACAGGACGTTCGGCGGGTAGTGGATGCGGCTCGTCCCCGCGAGGTCGGCGCCGGTGTAGGAGCACCAGTTGCAGAGGAACGCCACGATTTTCGGCTCGAAGCTCATGACAGCACTCCTTCGATCTGTGCGAAGATCTGCTCGTCGCTGAACTGCCGGGCCTTGATCGCGCCCGACGGGCAGGCGGCCACG encodes the following:
- the fdhF gene encoding formate dehydrogenase subunit alpha, whose translation is MRNESVFSICPYCGTGCGMYLQVQDGQLVGVRPAPSHPVSQGKLCIKGWHVNEFVTSKDRLTTPLVRRNGKLQASTWKEALELVAQKLKAAAPDGVGVLSSAKCTNEENYLMQKLARVVLGTNSVDHCARLUHSVTVAGLAATFGSGAMTNSIRELEDADCIFVTGSNTIEQHPLISRYILRAKEKGAKLIVNDIRRVPLTRFADLHLKQRPGTDVALLNGMMHVILAEGLENKAFIAERTEGFDALASVVRGYPPERVEEITGIPRNQIVEAARMFAKAKAGSIVYAMGITQHSTGTDNVKSCANLAMITGHVGRPSTGVNPLRGQNNVQGACDMGALPPVYSGYQAVADEANRKKFEAAWQTPLPTKPGLTIMDMTTEAAKGNLRAMYIMGENPMLADPDLTHVRAALAKLDFLVVQDIFLTETAELAHVVLPAASFAEKEGTVSSTERRVQWTHKAIDPVGESKADWQIICELARAMGSTQFEYGSPREIMTEIARLTPSYGGISYERLGAVGLHWPCPNPEHPGTPYLHKDKFSRGKGQLMAIEFKAAAELPDEAYPFLLTTGRTMFHFHTGTMTRRTAILNQEVPTGYIEINDGDAERSGIRDGEMIVAESRRGKVDVTARVTDRIGAGVVFMPFHFAECAANLLTNAALDPTAKIPEYKVCACRLRKSEGAKKAAP
- a CDS encoding (Fe-S)-binding protein produces the protein MIEGLRSLCSERLTGKRLDSVYGLGDQDGTPVPRFFDSAGDLRSLVLGGKQRLVFTCRPSKKNVIALLKARRPGLKLGIVAKGCDERALLELAKLSQLSLDGIEIIGVACDREQAEECRCGRPYPNNPLFGEKLEESFADPAVERFQRMEPEERMAFWQHHLGKCMKCYGCRNACPMCFCTECQMERDLLVPRGALPPDFPFFHFIHMMHLADRCIDCGACEDACPMDIPLRLLKKTMRAGVRDLFGYEPGVNAEGVSPFAAIARGDTTHAE
- a CDS encoding hydrogenase iron-sulfur subunit, which produces MSFEPKIVAFLCNWCSYTGADLAGTSRIHYPPNVLCIRVNCSGRVSPLMVMSALRKGADAVLVCGCHIGDCHYVTGNWQTEKRVPVLKKALDALGIDHRRVRLEWVSASEGARFVEVVKDFVEEIKQLGPSPLKGATHDRRTSVSVQ